A region of the Acinetobacter defluvii genome:
CGATTAAATCAATTGTTACTAATCATGTTTGAACTTGAAAGTCAAAGTAAATAGCGCATTTAAAACAGAGAAATCTTAAATTTTTCAGGCATACATGACTAGCTGAAAATGCGCTTTCACAGTAGAATATGCGCTCTCTTCAAGTCACATTGCGGTAGGTTGTTAAAATCTGCCCGTGGAGCCAAAAACAGCATGTTTATCATTGCCGGTGCACCCGCACACTCTTCTTTTAAGCAAACACAACTATTAACACGTTTATCGTCTATCAGTTCTGTTCAATCAATAGAAAGCCAATGGGTCTATCTGTTTGACCAAGCGCTCAGCGAGCAACAACAGCAATCTGCTTTACAGCTTTTAAATGATGGTGCATCGTTTGAAATACGTCAGGCTGCAAACGACGAAGTACAAGTTTTAGTGACACCACGTGTCGGTACAATTTCACCGTGGTCATCAAAAGCGACTGATATTTTTGCCAACTGTAATACGCCTGTACACCGCCTAGAACGCGGTGTTTTGTTTATTTTAAAGGGTATTTCTGAAGTATCTGATGCAGTTAAACAAGTTTTACATGACCGTATGACTGAAAGCGTATTCAACCAAATTGAAGATGCAGCAGCATTATTTTTAGAAACAGAACCAAAACCTTTAAATGCAATTGATATTTTAGGTCAGGGCAAAGACGCACTCGTAAAAGCTAACGCTGAGTTTGGTTTTGCATTGTCAGATGAAGAAATTGATTATTTGGTTGCGGCATTTAATAAATTGGGTCGTAACCCGCATGACATCGAACTAATGATGTTTGCACAAGCAAACTCTGAACATTGCCGTCATAAAATCTTTGGTTCTGAATGGACAATTGATGGTGAGGTTCAGCCATTGTCATTGTTCCAAATGATTAAAAATACCTATAAAGAATCTCCAACCGATGTATTGTCGGCATATAAAGATAACGCTTCTGTGATCGTGGGCTTTGATACACAACGTTTTTATCCGAAAAAAGACGAAGAAACAGGGCATCACGTTTATAAATATAAGAGCCAAGCCGCTCATATCCTCATGAAAGTGGAAACGCATAACCATCCAACAGCAATTGCGCCATTTGCAGGTGCTGCGACAGGTTCAGGCGGTGAGATCCGTGATGAGGGTGCAACAGGTCGTGGTGGCAAACCTAAAGCGGGTTTAACAGGTTTCACAGTTTCTAACTTAAACATTCCAGGTTTTGAACAACCTTGGGAAGACAACTACGGTAAACCATCTCGTATGGCATCACCTTTACAGATCATGATTGATGGTCCTTTAGGTGGTGCAGCATTTAACAACGAATTTGGTCGTCCTGCCTTAAACGGTTATTTCCGTACCTTCGAACAAAATGTCAATGGTGATGTGAAAGGTTTCCATAAACCGATCATGATCGCAGGTGGTTACGGTAACATCCGTCCTGACCATGTGGAAAAAGATGCAATCCAACCAGGTGATTTGTTGATCGTACTCGGTGGTCCTGCAATGCTGATCGGTTTAGGTGGTGGCGCGGCGTCTTCTGTAGATAGCGGTAAATTGGGTGAAAACCTTGATTTTGCTTCTGTACAGCGTGAAAACCCTGAAATGGAACGCCGTTGCCAAGAAGTCATTGATGCATGTTGGCGTATGGAAGACCATAACCCAATCGTATCTGTACATGATGTGGGTGCGGGCGGTATTTCCAATGCCATGCCTGAGCTTGTTAATGATCACGAACTTGGTGCAATCCTTGATCTTCGTAAAATTCCATCTTTAGAGCCGGGTATGTCACCAATGGAAATTTGGTCAAACGAAGCGCAAGAGCGTTATGTATTGGCAATTCATCCATCTTCTTTAGAATTATTTGAATCGCTTTGCGAACGTGAACGTTGCCCATTTGCAGTATTAGGTGAAGCGACTGAAGCGCGTCAATTGATTGTAAATGATCCATTGTTCGACAATAAAGCTGTGGATATGCCAATGCAAGTGATGCTTGGTGGTACGCCACGTATGAGTCGCTCATATGAAACCATTGAACGTAAAGGTGATGATTTTACAGCAGCAAAAGTGACTGATTTAAAAGATGCGATTTACCGTGTGCTTAAAAATCCAACAGTTGCATCTAAGTCATTCCTCATCACCATCGGTGACCGTTCAATCACAGGGATGGTGGCACGTGATCAGTTTGTAGGTCGCTGGCAAGTGCCTGTGGCAGATGCTGCTGTAACAACCACAAGTTTAGTGGGGTATACAGGTGAAGCAATGGCAATGGGTGAACGTCCACCTGTGGCGTTGTTAAATCCAGCGGCATCAGCGCGTTTATCAGTTGCAGAATCGATCACCAATATCATGTCTGCAAAAATCGAGCAAATCAGTGACATTAAATTGTCTGCAAACTGGATGGCAGCTGCGGGACAGAAGGGCGAAGACCAAGCATTATTTGAAGGTGTAAAAGCCATCGGTATGGAAATGTGTCCTGCGTTGGGTATCGCAATTCCTGTTGGTAAAGACTCTTTGTCAATGCGTACCACATGGAATGACGAAGGCGAAGACAAGTCTGTGACTTCTCCAATGTCAGGTGTAATCACGGCGTTTGCACCTGTGACCGATGTACGTAAGACATTGACACCTGAATTGAAAAATGAAGATTCAGTACTGGTTCGTATTGATTTGTCGAAAGGTCAATTCCGTTTAGGTGGTTCGATCTTAGCGCAAGTGTATAAAGCGATCGGTTCAGTGACACCTGACGTAGACAGCTTTGACGATTTCAAAGACTTCTTTGCATTGGTACAAGATTGGAACAATCGTGGCTTGATCAAAGCCTATCACGATATTGGTGATGGTGGTTTACTCGCAACTGTTGCAGAAATGATGTTTGCTTCACGTTTAGGTGTAGCACTTGAAGATCAATCCATTGAAAGCTTATTTGCTGAAGAAATCGGCGCAGTATTGCAAATTTCTAAAGCCGACTGGGCGGCATTGGCAGATCAAGTTGCAGCTTCAAGCTTAAAAGATGCGATTGCTGTTGTCGGTACTGTAAATGATACCGATACTTTAACAGTCAATGGGTTGATGCTTGAACGTGCTGATTTACAAGTGGCTTGGACTGAAGTTTCTCATCAAATCCAACGCTTACGTGACAACGTGGAAACTGCAGATCAAGAATTTGCTTTAATTAGTGACAAAGCTCATGAAGGTTTAATCGCTAAAGCAACATTTGATTTGAATGAGCCAATTGAAGCACCTTATATCAACGAACGCCGTCCAAACATGGTGATTTTACGTGAACAAGGCGTAAACGGTCATGTTGAAATGGCTGCAGCATTTGATAAAGTTGGCTTCAACACAGTTGACGTTCACATGAGCGACTTACTTGCTGGACGCATTGACCTTGATGACTTTGAAGGGCTAGTGGCGTGTGGTGGTTTCTCTTACGGTGACGTATTGGGCGCAGGCGGTGGTTGGGCAAAATCAGTTTTGTTTAATCCAAAACTGCGTGACCAATTCGAGAAATTCTTTAACCGTGATGAAACTTTCTCACTGGGTATCTGTAATGGTTGTCAAATGTTGTCACAACTTGCACCATTGATTCCGGGTGCAGAAAACTGGCCACGTTTCCATCGCAATACCTCTGAAATGTTTGAAGCACGTGCAGTCAACGTTCGTGTGGAAAAATCAAACTCTGTGTTGTTGCAGGATATGGAAGGCTCGATTCTCCCAATCGCTGTGGCACATGGTGAAGGTCGTGTCGTTGCAAGTGCAGAAAACTTAGCTGCGTTAAAAGCAGGTAATCAAGTGATCTTGCGTTATGTTGACAGTCAAGGTAATGCAACACAACATTATCCAATGAACCCGAATGGTTCACCTGAAGCGATTTCTGGTGTGACGTCGAAAGATGGTCGTGCAACGATTATGATGCCACATCCTGAGCGTAACTTCCGTGCGATTCAGCATTCGTGGAAACCTGAAGAATGGACGGAAGATGGTGCATGGTTACGTATGTTCCGTAATGCACGTAAATTTATTGGTTGAGATTTTTAAATATCAATTGATTTGAAGAAGCCCCGAAAGGGGCTTTTTAGTTTATGATGATAAAAATATTAAAAATTTGAATACATGAAAAAAAGATTGTTGAATGTAACAGGTATCATTTTAGATAAATTTACCAATCGGTATCATGAATATGGTAATTTTTGGGCTATAGGTGTGCTTTATACACATGCAAGGCATTTAAATCGTTCAGGTTTCATATTTAACTTATTAGATGACAATTATATTGAGAACGATGTCTTTTTGGGGAAAGTACATTTGAAATTTATTCAATATTTAGAACATTATTTGAAAATTCATAATAAATCCAAGCAAGATTTAACTGCTGCCATAATCAAAATTCAGTTTGATAAAAATCATCTCCTAAGATCCACAACTTTATACGGTGATTACTTTACCGTTCAGGTAGAACTAATTGATTGTAAAGGTGCGCATTTTACCCAGAAATCTGATGGTTATTGTTTTCCACATACTGAATGGTTGGCGCAGCGTAAACTTATTGATTCATTGTCCATTGAAGAAAAGAGATTTTATTAACATATGTGCTAAGTATTTAATTGTAAATATTTTAAAACATAAATATTTTCAGTTGCATATTTACTTTTAAGAGTGTTGATGGGAAGAAAGTTCTTGCCCAACTTTAAAAAGACAAGCGGTTTTAATTTTTTTTAATTCATCATGCATGACCAATTGATCAAAATCATTTTGAAAAATATATTGGGTGATTTCCAACAGTTCATGGTGAATCAGATCTAATTGTTGTTGCATTAAGTCATTTGGACTATGTTCATTAGAGATGGATCCGTAAATTTGAACAACTCCTATAAGTGATATTCTGCTCCTCAAATGATGTTATAAACATCAATATATGGAGTATTTTATGGCACGTAGACCAAGAAGAAATCATTCAAATGATTTTAAAGCTAAGGTAGCACTTGCTGCGATTAAAGCAGAAAAAACACTTGCTGAATTGAGTGCTGAGTTTGATGTTCATCAAAACCAAATTATTGACTGGAAAAATCAATTGATCTCAGCTTCCTCGCAAGCTTTCGATCAATCAAAAGCTCCAACAGAACCACCCATCGATCTAAAAAAACTACATGCAAAAATCGGTGAGCAGGCATTAGAAATTGATTTTTTAGAAGGTGTGTTGAAGAAACTGGGCCGCTTCAACCACAAAAGTTAATCGACGACTCACTTCAGATTTCAGTATCTAAGCAAGCTAAGCTGCTGAAAGTCTCCCGTGGTTGTTATTACTATCGCCCAAAACCTGTGAGTGCATCAGATCTGAAGCTGATGCGATGTATTGATGAATTACATATGCAATATCCTTTTGCAGGCAGTCGTATGATGCGTGATTTGTTGAATCGTCAAGGACATCATATAGGACGACGTCATACACGTACTTTAATGAAGAAAATGGGTATTCAGGCGTTATATTGCAAACCAAATTTAAGCCAGGCTAATCAAGCTCACCGTAAATATCCATATCTGCTCAAAGGGTTGGCTATTCAGCGCAGTAATCAAGTGTGGTCTACGGATATAACGTATATCCCTATGGCAAAAGGCTTTGTTTATTTATGTGCTGTGATTGATTGGCATAGCCGCAAGGTACTTGCGCATAGGGTATCGATTAGTATGGAGGTGGATTTTTGTATTTCGGCTTTAAATGAAGCAATTGAAAAATATGGTCGACCTGAAATATTTAATACAGACCAAGGCAGCCAGTTTACCAGTGATGCATTTATTGATGTATTGAAATCAAATGGCATTCAAATCAGTATGGATGGTAAAGGTCGATGGGTAGATAATGTGATGGTTGAACGATTATGGCGGAGCGTTAAATATGAAGAGGTGTATCTCAAAGCTTATAGCAGTGTCACAGATGCGAAAAAGCAATTAAGTGCATATTTTGAGTTTTATAATTTGAAACGACCTCATTCGAGTCTAGACAAAATGACACCAAATGAGTTTTACTATGATCAGCTACCCCAACAAAACAAGGTGGCTTAACTAGAGCGGAATATCACTTATAAATACGCTTTTAGTTGTTCAAACAAGTGGGACCACCTCTATTATCTATTTTTCGATCCAAAAAAAATACAGGCAGTTCTTGATAATTTTTGATAGTGGGTGCAAGATAATTTTTAATAACTGATTGAATTTTCAATATTTCATTTTGCATATTGAAGTCTTGTGTACGCTTAAATTTTTGCACAAGTACAATAATCAGGGCATGAATATCTTGAAATTTTGCATTTGCTGTAGCGGGTAATAAGTCACCTACTTGAAACTGGAGTTTAAAAAAATCATCAAGCAGTTTTTGTTCGGGTGAAACGCTTTCTTTTACTGTCGGTTTCGCCAAATGTTTGGGCTGTGGTGTGATATTTTGAGGTGGTGTAATGGGGTTATAAATCGGTTGCGTATGTAATTGCAGCAATACAAAATAGATTAAGCGTCCAAGCACATAGCCTAAAACAGAACAACCAAACCAACCAAGTGGAATTACTTGTATTAAAGCCAATAAACAAAAAAATAATTGCGCCATAACAACCGAACAAATGATCAGTAGTTTTCCAGTAGGGGAGATGCGAATTTTCTTGTGCCATTGTAATTTAATGCTTGTTTCTTTTGGTTTAGAGTTTAAACAATATTGTGTTATTTTGCATGTGTTTTTAAATTTATGCATTTAAAAAATTGTCGTCAATAAAATTTAAGACAATAAAAAATAAGTTTTGATTAAATCTGCTATGGGTAAACACCTACACAGGGTAGTTAATCTATGAAAAAATCATCTTTTATATCTAATTTTAGGACTGACCGCCTATTTTGCTGTGTATAACAAATGAAAAACTTAATATGAGGTGGACGTGTTTGAAACTGAAGAAGAAGACTACAAAGTACTGGTGATGATTGTTGTGCTGTAGAATAAAAAACCACCCGCAGGTGGTTTCTGATTTTAAATCTTAAAATTAATGCATTGCATCAAAGTTATACGATTTTTGTTTTTCCATGTCGAATTGACCTTCCCATTTACTAATCACAAGCACAGCAAGTGCATTTCCGATTACATTCAACACAGTACGTGCCATATCTAAGATA
Encoded here:
- a CDS encoding IS3-like element ISAba14 family transposase (programmed frameshift) — its product is MARRPRRNHSNDFKAKVALAAIKAEKTLAELSAEFDVHQNQIIDWKNQLISASSQAFDQSKAPTEPPIDLKKLHAKIGEQALEIGFFRRCVEETGPLQPQKLIDDSLQISVSKQAKLLKVSRGCYYYRPKPVSASDLKLMRCIDELHMQYPFAGSRMMRDLLNRQGHHIGRRHTRTLMKKMGIQALYCKPNLSQANQAHRKYPYLLKGLAIQRSNQVWSTDITYIPMAKGFVYLCAVIDWHSRKVLAHRVSISMEVDFCISALNEAIEKYGRPEIFNTDQGSQFTSDAFIDVLKSNGIQISMDGKGRWVDNVMVERLWRSVKYEEVYLKAYSSVTDAKKQLSAYFEFYNLKRPHSSLDKMTPNEFYYDQLPQQNKVA
- the purL gene encoding phosphoribosylformylglycinamidine synthase; the protein is MFIIAGAPAHSSFKQTQLLTRLSSISSVQSIESQWVYLFDQALSEQQQQSALQLLNDGASFEIRQAANDEVQVLVTPRVGTISPWSSKATDIFANCNTPVHRLERGVLFILKGISEVSDAVKQVLHDRMTESVFNQIEDAAALFLETEPKPLNAIDILGQGKDALVKANAEFGFALSDEEIDYLVAAFNKLGRNPHDIELMMFAQANSEHCRHKIFGSEWTIDGEVQPLSLFQMIKNTYKESPTDVLSAYKDNASVIVGFDTQRFYPKKDEETGHHVYKYKSQAAHILMKVETHNHPTAIAPFAGAATGSGGEIRDEGATGRGGKPKAGLTGFTVSNLNIPGFEQPWEDNYGKPSRMASPLQIMIDGPLGGAAFNNEFGRPALNGYFRTFEQNVNGDVKGFHKPIMIAGGYGNIRPDHVEKDAIQPGDLLIVLGGPAMLIGLGGGAASSVDSGKLGENLDFASVQRENPEMERRCQEVIDACWRMEDHNPIVSVHDVGAGGISNAMPELVNDHELGAILDLRKIPSLEPGMSPMEIWSNEAQERYVLAIHPSSLELFESLCERERCPFAVLGEATEARQLIVNDPLFDNKAVDMPMQVMLGGTPRMSRSYETIERKGDDFTAAKVTDLKDAIYRVLKNPTVASKSFLITIGDRSITGMVARDQFVGRWQVPVADAAVTTTSLVGYTGEAMAMGERPPVALLNPAASARLSVAESITNIMSAKIEQISDIKLSANWMAAAGQKGEDQALFEGVKAIGMEMCPALGIAIPVGKDSLSMRTTWNDEGEDKSVTSPMSGVITAFAPVTDVRKTLTPELKNEDSVLVRIDLSKGQFRLGGSILAQVYKAIGSVTPDVDSFDDFKDFFALVQDWNNRGLIKAYHDIGDGGLLATVAEMMFASRLGVALEDQSIESLFAEEIGAVLQISKADWAALADQVAASSLKDAIAVVGTVNDTDTLTVNGLMLERADLQVAWTEVSHQIQRLRDNVETADQEFALISDKAHEGLIAKATFDLNEPIEAPYINERRPNMVILREQGVNGHVEMAAAFDKVGFNTVDVHMSDLLAGRIDLDDFEGLVACGGFSYGDVLGAGGGWAKSVLFNPKLRDQFEKFFNRDETFSLGICNGCQMLSQLAPLIPGAENWPRFHRNTSEMFEARAVNVRVEKSNSVLLQDMEGSILPIAVAHGEGRVVASAENLAALKAGNQVILRYVDSQGNATQHYPMNPNGSPEAISGVTSKDGRATIMMPHPERNFRAIQHSWKPEEWTEDGAWLRMFRNARKFIG